One window from the genome of Streptomyces cadmiisoli encodes:
- a CDS encoding MarR family winged helix-turn-helix transcriptional regulator, with protein sequence MPRLEPLSPDEEAFLRALGKVMASLPRVVDADMLAEQGINGNEYMTLVHLSEAPDHQMRMSEPANMFGLSVSGMTRVVQRLENQSLVVRVRCPDDGRAWLAILTGSGWTRLKRAWPSNLAAMRRHVFSRLEGCDLPAAAGVLERIAPSP encoded by the coding sequence ATGCCGAGGCTTGAGCCCCTCTCGCCGGACGAGGAGGCGTTCCTCCGCGCCCTGGGAAAGGTGATGGCTTCCCTGCCCCGTGTCGTGGACGCCGACATGCTCGCGGAGCAGGGCATCAACGGCAACGAGTACATGACGCTGGTGCACCTGTCCGAAGCGCCGGACCACCAGATGCGCATGAGCGAGCCGGCCAACATGTTCGGGCTGTCCGTGAGCGGCATGACCAGGGTGGTGCAGCGCCTGGAGAACCAGTCCCTCGTCGTACGTGTGAGATGCCCCGACGACGGGCGGGCCTGGCTCGCGATCCTGACCGGTTCCGGATGGACGCGCCTGAAGCGGGCCTGGCCCTCGAACCTCGCCGCGATGCGCCGGCATGTCTTCTCGCGCCTGGAGGGGTGCGACCTGCCGGCCGCCGCCGGGGTGCTGGAGCGCATCGCGCCTTCGCCCTGA
- a CDS encoding carbohydrate ABC transporter permease, whose protein sequence is MKQPTNLPAAVPANRPTRSVRLRSAWNTTAALLILAVLLFPVYWMLNTALQPDSSVAATEWFPTAPSLKNFDTAISTQGGSLLTSLGVALGAVVVCLALAAPAAYGLAQFGLRGGQTIVFTTLITQMVPGIVIANAMYSAYAELGLVNSYLGLILADASLGLPFSIVLLRAFMVSIPTEVVEAAMVDGANRFTAFIRIVLPMSRNSLITAGLFTFLFAWSDFIFALTLNTTDDVKPITLGIYQFVGAHVSDWGAVMATAVLSAVPAAVLLVVAQKYIAAGITGGSVK, encoded by the coding sequence ATGAAGCAACCGACGAACCTGCCGGCGGCCGTGCCGGCGAACCGGCCCACCCGCTCCGTGCGCCTGCGCTCGGCCTGGAACACCACCGCGGCGCTGCTGATCCTCGCCGTCCTGCTCTTCCCGGTGTACTGGATGCTCAACACGGCGCTCCAGCCGGACTCGAGCGTCGCCGCCACCGAGTGGTTCCCCACCGCGCCGAGCCTGAAGAACTTCGACACGGCGATCAGCACCCAGGGCGGCTCGCTGCTCACCAGCCTCGGCGTCGCGCTGGGCGCCGTCGTCGTCTGTCTGGCGCTCGCCGCGCCGGCCGCCTACGGACTCGCGCAGTTCGGCCTGCGCGGCGGTCAGACGATCGTCTTCACCACGCTGATCACCCAGATGGTGCCGGGCATCGTCATCGCCAACGCCATGTACAGCGCCTACGCGGAGCTGGGACTGGTCAACTCCTACCTGGGCCTGATCCTCGCGGACGCCTCGCTCGGGCTGCCGTTCTCGATCGTGCTGCTGCGGGCGTTCATGGTCTCGATCCCCACCGAGGTGGTGGAGGCCGCGATGGTGGACGGAGCGAACCGGTTCACCGCGTTCATCCGGATCGTGCTGCCGATGAGCCGTAACTCGCTGATCACGGCGGGTCTGTTCACCTTCCTGTTCGCCTGGTCGGACTTCATCTTCGCGCTGACGCTCAACACCACGGACGACGTCAAGCCGATCACGCTCGGCATCTACCAGTTCGTGGGCGCGCACGTCAGCGACTGGGGCGCGGTGATGGCGACCGCCGTGCTCTCCGCCGTGCCGGCCGCGGTGCTGCTCGTCGTCGCCCAGAAGTACATCGCCGCCGGGATCACCGGCGGATCGGTCAAGTAG
- a CDS encoding LacI family DNA-binding transcriptional regulator codes for MTTIKDVAERAGVAPSTVSYVLSGSRKISEETRRAVQAAIDELGYHPRASARTLRSARTRVLALAVPRAPGEYRAIDGRFAVDVTDAARGHDHDVLLITDEDGVGGLRRVARSGLADAAVLMAVEERDPRIEVLHELGFPAALLGHDGHAGLPWTDLDWEAAVALAVRETAAAGHRRIVFLSSAEHEVAARRGYALHGLDGARRAARETGADVRVVPSHRDPDVLAHRLHEALTTTPAPTALVVQHLILLPHLLDAVASAGRRIPQDLSVVLVGSLPDELGIRHLPRIDLPVAEMSAAVARLAIAAVELGYGGPEPASAALRTKARDSNASPGAPHHPIQPRMAGPAIAPPPSD; via the coding sequence ATGACCACGATCAAGGACGTTGCCGAACGCGCGGGTGTGGCGCCGAGCACCGTCTCCTACGTCCTCAGCGGATCCCGCAAGATCTCCGAGGAGACCAGGCGGGCGGTCCAGGCCGCCATCGACGAGCTCGGCTACCACCCGCGGGCCAGCGCGCGCACCCTGCGCAGCGCCCGCACCCGGGTGCTCGCGCTGGCCGTGCCGCGCGCGCCCGGCGAGTACCGTGCGATCGACGGCAGGTTCGCCGTCGACGTCACCGACGCCGCCCGCGGCCACGACCACGACGTGCTCCTCATCACGGACGAGGACGGCGTCGGCGGACTGCGCCGGGTGGCCCGCAGCGGACTCGCGGACGCGGCCGTGCTGATGGCGGTCGAGGAACGCGACCCCCGAATAGAGGTCCTGCACGAACTCGGGTTCCCCGCCGCGCTGCTCGGCCATGACGGCCACGCCGGACTGCCCTGGACGGATCTCGACTGGGAGGCCGCTGTCGCCCTCGCCGTACGCGAGACCGCCGCGGCCGGCCACCGAAGAATCGTCTTCCTGTCGTCGGCCGAGCACGAGGTGGCCGCGCGTCGCGGATACGCGCTGCACGGCCTCGACGGCGCCCGGCGCGCGGCCCGCGAAACCGGCGCCGATGTGCGCGTGGTCCCCTCGCACCGCGATCCGGACGTGCTCGCACACCGACTGCACGAGGCACTCACGACGACCCCCGCGCCGACCGCACTGGTCGTCCAGCACCTGATCCTCCTGCCCCACCTGCTGGACGCGGTGGCCTCGGCCGGGCGGCGGATCCCCCAGGACCTGTCCGTGGTCCTCGTCGGCAGCCTCCCGGACGAGCTGGGCATCCGGCATCTGCCGCGGATCGACCTGCCCGTCGCCGAGATGTCCGCCGCCGTGGCCCGACTCGCCATCGCGGCCGTCGAACTCGGCTACGGCGGTCCGGAACCAGCCTCCGCCGCGCTCCGCACGAAGGCACGCGACTCGAACGCGTCCCCCGGAGCACCACACCACCCGATCCAGCCGCGCATGGCCGGGCCCGCCATCGCCCCGCCGCCCAGCGACTGA
- a CDS encoding glucose-1-phosphate thymidylyltransferase produces the protein MKALVLAGGAGTRLRPITHTSAKQLVPVANKPVLFYGLEAIAEAGITDVAVIVGSTAAEIQRAVGDGSQFGISVTYLRQDAPLGLAHAVLIAREFLGDDDFVMYLGDNFIVGNITSLVDSFRTERPDAQLLLTKVPDPTSFGVAELNATGRVVNLEEKPKEPKSDLALVGVYLFTSAIHEAVRSIAPSWRGELEITHAIQWLIDEGRDVRSTTISGYWKDTGNVTDMLEVNRSVLETVEPVCLGTVDAESDIVGRVRIERGAKVSASRIVGPAIIGAGTVVTNAYIGPFTSVSEGCRIEDSEIEYSILLPDSSVVGVRRVAASLIGRNVEVTPAPRNPSEHRLILGDHSKVQISS, from the coding sequence ATGAAGGCTCTCGTCCTCGCCGGGGGCGCCGGCACACGACTGCGACCCATTACCCACACCTCGGCGAAGCAGCTTGTGCCCGTCGCCAACAAGCCCGTGCTCTTCTACGGCCTCGAGGCGATCGCCGAGGCGGGAATCACGGATGTCGCCGTGATCGTCGGATCCACCGCCGCGGAGATCCAGCGCGCGGTGGGCGACGGATCGCAGTTCGGGATTTCCGTCACCTATCTTCGGCAAGACGCACCGCTGGGTCTCGCCCATGCCGTACTGATCGCCCGCGAATTCCTGGGCGACGACGATTTTGTCATGTACCTCGGCGACAATTTCATCGTCGGAAACATCACGTCCCTGGTGGACTCCTTCCGTACGGAGCGGCCCGACGCGCAACTCCTCCTCACGAAGGTGCCGGACCCGACCAGCTTCGGCGTCGCGGAGCTGAACGCGACCGGTCGCGTCGTGAACCTCGAGGAGAAGCCGAAAGAGCCGAAGAGCGATCTCGCGCTGGTCGGTGTCTACCTGTTCACCTCCGCCATTCACGAGGCGGTGCGCTCCATCGCACCGTCCTGGCGTGGTGAGTTGGAGATCACCCACGCCATCCAGTGGCTGATCGACGAGGGCCGGGACGTTCGTTCCACGACGATCTCCGGGTACTGGAAGGACACCGGGAACGTGACCGACATGCTGGAGGTCAACCGCTCGGTCCTGGAGACGGTCGAGCCGGTCTGCCTCGGCACGGTCGACGCCGAGAGCGACATCGTGGGGCGCGTCCGGATCGAGCGGGGCGCGAAGGTCAGCGCGAGCCGCATCGTGGGCCCCGCGATCATCGGCGCCGGAACCGTCGTCACGAACGCCTACATCGGTCCGTTCACCTCGGTCTCGGAGGGGTGCCGGATCGAGGACAGTGAAATCGAGTACTCGATCCTCTTGCCGGACTCCTCCGTCGTCGGAGTGCGCCGGGTGGCGGCGTCCCTGATCGGCCGCAACGTGGAGGTCACCCCCGCTCCCCGCAATCCGTCCGAACACCGTCTCATCCTCGGCGACCACAGCAAGGTGCAGATCTCCTCATGA
- a CDS encoding AraC family transcriptional regulator — translation MSDPLAQVVELLRPRAVFAKSISGAGAWGVRYSEFGEPGFCVVLEGRCLLTVAGHAPITLEQGDFILLPSTPAFTLSGFTPVDPPVRDPKLAPRGTNEAHHPQNEDPDVRMLGGNFVFASPDTALLGSLLPDVVHVRDVGRLAVLVQLVREEGIASRPGKELVLTRLVEVLLIEALRNTSGVHAPPGLLRGLADPRLAPVLQQMHERIEQPWTVDRLAKAAALSRSAFFDRFTRNVGLSPMEYLRAWRMAVAKDLLSRRDLGMAEIAERIGYGSASAFSTAFSRYAGRPPGQYARLPAG, via the coding sequence ATGAGCGATCCCCTCGCCCAGGTGGTCGAGCTGCTGCGGCCGCGGGCGGTGTTCGCCAAGAGCATCAGCGGCGCCGGTGCCTGGGGCGTGCGCTACTCGGAGTTCGGGGAGCCGGGCTTCTGCGTGGTCCTGGAAGGGCGGTGCCTGCTCACCGTCGCCGGGCATGCGCCCATCACTCTGGAGCAGGGCGACTTCATCCTGCTGCCCTCGACGCCCGCCTTCACCCTGTCGGGCTTCACGCCGGTGGACCCGCCCGTCCGTGACCCGAAGCTCGCACCGCGCGGCACGAACGAGGCGCACCACCCGCAGAACGAGGACCCGGACGTGCGCATGCTCGGCGGGAATTTCGTCTTCGCCTCCCCCGACACCGCCCTGCTGGGCTCACTCCTGCCCGACGTCGTGCATGTGCGCGACGTCGGGAGGCTCGCCGTGCTCGTCCAGCTCGTCCGGGAGGAAGGGATCGCGAGCCGACCGGGCAAGGAACTCGTCCTGACCCGGCTGGTGGAGGTGCTGCTCATCGAGGCACTGCGCAACACCTCCGGGGTGCACGCGCCTCCCGGCCTGTTGCGCGGCCTGGCGGATCCCCGGCTCGCACCGGTGCTGCAGCAGATGCACGAACGTATCGAACAGCCCTGGACCGTGGACCGGCTCGCGAAGGCGGCGGCGCTGTCCCGATCGGCGTTCTTCGACCGCTTCACCAGAAATGTGGGTCTGTCCCCCATGGAGTACCTGCGTGCGTGGCGCATGGCGGTCGCGAAGGATCTCCTGAGCCGGCGGGACCTGGGCATGGCGGAGATCGCCGAGCGCATCGGCTACGGCTCGGCCAGCGCGTTCAGCACCGCGTTCAGCCGGTATGCGGGCCGGCCACCCGGTCAGTACGCACGGCTGCCGGCCGGGTGA
- the rfbD gene encoding dTDP-4-dehydrorhamnose reductase produces MLGRDLLARLAVGGEPTTGLDRAALDITDAEAVRGALETYRPAVVVNAAAWTAVDDAETYEDRALEVNGTGPGTLAQACRDSGAVLLQISTDYVFAGDAATPYAEDAPIAPLNAYGRTKAAGERAVLRTLPDTGYVVRTAWLYGAGGKNFVRTMTELAATDRSLDVVGDQRGQPTWTVDLADRLVRLGAAAVAGTAPAGVYHATSSGETTWCGLAHEIFALLGADPGRVRPTTSEAYRRPALRPAYSVLGHERWRAAGIAPIRDWREALAEAIPALVEAETPARS; encoded by the coding sequence ATGCTGGGCCGGGACCTGCTGGCCAGGTTGGCGGTGGGGGGTGAACCCACGACCGGCCTCGACCGGGCGGCTCTCGACATCACCGATGCCGAAGCGGTCCGGGGAGCCCTCGAAACGTACCGCCCCGCCGTCGTGGTCAACGCCGCCGCGTGGACCGCGGTCGACGACGCGGAGACGTACGAGGACCGTGCGCTGGAGGTCAACGGCACCGGACCCGGCACACTCGCACAGGCGTGCCGCGACAGCGGTGCCGTGCTGCTCCAGATCTCCACCGACTACGTGTTCGCGGGCGACGCCGCCACGCCGTACGCGGAGGACGCGCCGATCGCGCCGCTGAACGCGTACGGACGGACCAAGGCCGCGGGTGAGCGTGCGGTGCTCCGGACGCTGCCCGACACAGGCTATGTCGTACGGACGGCGTGGCTCTATGGCGCGGGTGGCAAGAACTTCGTCCGCACGATGACCGAACTGGCGGCCACCGACCGGTCCCTGGACGTGGTCGGCGACCAGAGAGGCCAGCCCACCTGGACGGTCGATCTCGCCGATCGTCTGGTGCGGCTCGGCGCCGCGGCCGTCGCGGGCACCGCGCCCGCCGGCGTCTACCACGCGACCAGCTCGGGCGAGACGACATGGTGCGGTCTCGCACACGAGATCTTCGCACTCCTCGGTGCCGATCCCGGGCGGGTCAGGCCCACCACCAGCGAAGCGTACAGACGACCCGCGCTCCGCCCCGCCTACAGCGTGCTCGGCCACGAACGCTGGCGGGCGGCCGGAATCGCCCCGATCCGCGACTGGCGTGAGGCCTTGGCGGAGGCGATCCCGGCACTGGTCGAAGCGGAGACACCGGCCCGTTCATGA
- a CDS encoding glycosyltransferase, translated as MGAESAASIIAGEDIEFLRAGAGVEVSVAEVLRTTGHDLFKGVTLETEAEFFAGARVDLTIEEAVAAARAWEPDLIVSEHLDFVGPLTGAILGVPVANLAYGPVLAAQSIEETTARVSKRYESRGLQYEAARWYLDTCPPALQRPGWVAPENWIGIQPQAHRAAGQVPPARVERGEGRPRVLVTAGTSYAAPEVVSPLLRELLKQDIDVRVTLNRASAEDFDVDVAAVGGLEFVGFTPLAELLRDVDVVVTHGGAGTVLGALAEGLPMVVVPQGADQPVQAERVGAAGAGIAFPMGEAPPQKVADAVRTVLAEPSYRTVAEKIATEIADYNTPAEVAERLASAISR; from the coding sequence ATGGGCGCAGAATCAGCGGCGTCCATTATCGCCGGTGAAGACATCGAGTTCCTGCGCGCAGGAGCTGGGGTGGAAGTGTCGGTGGCGGAGGTTCTGCGCACCACCGGACACGATCTGTTCAAGGGCGTCACCCTCGAGACGGAAGCGGAGTTCTTCGCCGGGGCGCGCGTGGACCTGACCATCGAGGAGGCCGTCGCCGCGGCGCGTGCCTGGGAGCCGGACCTGATCGTCTCCGAGCACCTGGACTTCGTGGGCCCGCTGACGGGTGCGATCCTGGGCGTGCCGGTCGCCAATCTGGCCTACGGCCCGGTGCTGGCCGCCCAGAGTATCGAGGAGACCACGGCTCGGGTCAGTAAGCGGTATGAGTCCCGCGGCCTGCAGTACGAGGCGGCGCGCTGGTACCTCGACACCTGCCCTCCCGCGTTGCAGCGGCCGGGCTGGGTGGCTCCCGAGAACTGGATCGGCATCCAGCCCCAGGCGCACCGTGCTGCGGGGCAGGTGCCGCCGGCCAGGGTGGAGCGCGGCGAGGGCCGACCGCGTGTCCTGGTCACCGCCGGAACGTCGTACGCGGCGCCCGAGGTTGTCAGCCCGCTGCTGCGGGAGCTGCTGAAGCAGGACATCGACGTGCGCGTCACCCTCAACAGGGCGTCCGCTGAGGACTTCGACGTGGACGTCGCCGCGGTCGGCGGGCTGGAGTTCGTCGGTTTCACCCCGCTCGCCGAACTGCTGCGGGACGTCGATGTGGTGGTGACCCACGGCGGAGCGGGCACCGTGCTCGGCGCACTGGCCGAGGGTCTTCCGATGGTCGTGGTGCCGCAGGGCGCGGACCAGCCCGTTCAGGCCGAGCGTGTGGGCGCCGCCGGTGCCGGCATCGCCTTCCCGATGGGTGAGGCACCCCCTCAGAAGGTGGCCGACGCGGTCCGCACCGTCCTGGCGGAACCGAGCTACCGGACCGTCGCGGAGAAGATCGCCACGGAGATCGCCGACTACAACACCCCTGCCGAGGTCGCGGAGCGGCTCGCTTCGGCCATCTCGCGGTAG
- the rfbC gene encoding dTDP-4-dehydrorhamnose 3,5-epimerase, with product MHVKELSIDGAWVLEPRILRDSRGSFHEWFKADAFAEHLGYNLTLAQANCSVSARGTLRGVHFADVPPGQAKYVKCLHGAVLDVIVDIRVGSPTFGQWEAVRLDDVDHRAVYLSEGLGHAFMALTDDATVVYLCSEGYAPRREHGIDPLDPELGIEWPDIVPLLSDKDAAAPSLAEARASGLLPSYAACRSHLDELRAAATHP from the coding sequence ATGCATGTGAAGGAACTCTCCATCGACGGGGCCTGGGTCCTCGAGCCTCGGATACTGCGGGACAGCCGCGGCAGTTTCCACGAGTGGTTCAAGGCGGACGCCTTCGCCGAGCACCTCGGGTACAACCTGACGCTGGCACAGGCCAACTGCTCGGTGTCGGCCAGGGGGACGCTGCGCGGCGTCCACTTCGCGGACGTGCCGCCAGGTCAGGCCAAGTACGTGAAGTGCCTGCACGGTGCCGTCCTCGATGTCATCGTGGACATCAGAGTCGGATCGCCGACGTTCGGACAGTGGGAGGCGGTCCGCCTCGACGACGTGGACCACCGTGCCGTGTACCTGAGCGAGGGACTCGGCCACGCCTTCATGGCGCTGACCGACGACGCGACCGTGGTCTATCTCTGCTCCGAGGGATACGCGCCCCGACGGGAGCACGGCATCGATCCGCTGGATCCCGAACTGGGCATCGAGTGGCCGGACATCGTGCCCCTGCTCTCCGACAAGGATGCCGCGGCGCCGTCCCTCGCCGAGGCGCGCGCGTCCGGCCTGCTGCCGTCGTACGCCGCGTGCCGGTCCCACCTGGACGAGCTGAGGGCCGCGGCCACACATCCGTGA
- a CDS encoding sugar ABC transporter substrate-binding protein: MPSVGGRVRAGIARAGGKRVPALAATLACATAALGLTGCAAEPDPGTVTVLNSATDTAEHTANQRFFDRCAKPLGIKVEQISVPADQIASKTLRMASSDSLTDILELDGSELPQFAQTEGLRPLKEAGVDTSGFSASATSLGSYDGVQYGVARSVNSLALIYNTKLLEDAGIDPPRTWAELREAAKKLTEGDTYGMAFSASPNADGVYQFLPFFWSAGGDEAKLDNGKGEAALQLWKDLLADGSASRSVVNWNQQDVNDQFVAGRAAMMINGPWQVPVLSAQKNVDWAVAKIPVPEAGKDAVPPIGGTVMAVPKNEDRAREKRAGDLLNCLNSEQNQLQWGESVNNVPTRASAAQAYAEQNPKLAPFAELVTTARSRTAKVGTGWPIVGDALAGAFQSVLTGRTSPEQAMDRAQQQASAGK; this comes from the coding sequence ATGCCCTCCGTAGGAGGACGCGTCAGAGCAGGAATCGCCAGAGCAGGAGGCAAGCGTGTTCCCGCGCTCGCCGCGACCCTGGCGTGCGCCACTGCCGCGCTGGGCCTGACCGGCTGCGCCGCGGAGCCCGACCCGGGCACCGTCACCGTGCTGAACTCGGCGACCGACACCGCCGAGCACACCGCCAACCAGCGATTCTTCGACCGCTGCGCCAAGCCGCTGGGCATCAAGGTCGAGCAGATCAGTGTGCCCGCCGACCAGATCGCGTCGAAGACGCTGCGGATGGCGTCGTCCGACTCGCTCACCGACATCCTGGAGCTGGACGGCTCCGAGCTGCCGCAGTTCGCGCAGACCGAAGGACTGCGTCCGCTGAAGGAGGCCGGCGTCGACACGTCCGGCTTCTCGGCGAGCGCCACCTCCCTCGGCTCGTACGACGGTGTCCAGTACGGCGTCGCCCGCTCCGTCAACTCGCTGGCCCTGATCTACAACACCAAGCTCCTCGAGGACGCCGGCATCGACCCGCCGCGCACCTGGGCCGAGCTGCGCGAGGCCGCGAAGAAGCTGACCGAGGGCGACACCTACGGAATGGCCTTCAGCGCGAGCCCCAACGCGGACGGCGTGTACCAGTTCCTGCCCTTCTTCTGGTCCGCCGGCGGCGACGAGGCGAAGCTCGACAACGGCAAGGGCGAAGCCGCGCTCCAGCTCTGGAAGGACCTGCTGGCGGACGGGTCCGCGTCGCGGTCGGTCGTCAACTGGAACCAGCAGGACGTCAACGACCAGTTCGTGGCGGGCCGCGCGGCCATGATGATCAACGGTCCGTGGCAGGTCCCGGTCCTCAGCGCCCAGAAGAACGTCGACTGGGCCGTCGCGAAGATCCCGGTCCCGGAGGCGGGCAAGGACGCAGTGCCGCCCATCGGCGGCACCGTCATGGCCGTACCGAAGAACGAGGACCGAGCCCGTGAGAAGCGGGCCGGCGACCTCCTCAACTGCCTGAACTCCGAGCAGAACCAGCTCCAGTGGGGCGAGTCCGTGAACAACGTGCCCACGCGCGCCTCGGCCGCCCAGGCATACGCGGAGCAGAACCCGAAGCTCGCCCCGTTCGCCGAGCTGGTCACCACGGCCCGGTCCCGCACCGCGAAGGTCGGCACCGGATGGCCCATCGTCGGTGACGCGCTGGCCGGTGCCTTCCAGTCCGTGCTGACCGGGCGCACCAGCCCGGAACAGGCCATGGACCGGGCACAGCAGCAGGCTTCGGCAGGGAAGTGA
- a CDS encoding carbohydrate ABC transporter permease, which translates to MTTITSIAPAASTGKTNSKTGRAPRRQRLLRWLFVAPALTYMGLFFGYPLVNNILISFQHYTPKTYFTGEAPFNGLDNWRAVFANDLFGDALWHTLLFTVGSLLGQFTIGLALAVFFSRRFRLSGMVRAVLLLPWLVPMVVSAVVWRRILDQEHGMLNTVLHAIGLAPADGVPWLSSPSVALLSAVLVNIWVGIPFNMVILYGGLQEIPRDVYEAASLDGSGPWRTFRSITLPMLRPVITVVLVLGFMSTVKILDLILALTSGGPADSTQTLGTVTYQLSFLQLDFGQGAVVGNVLILISALFAVLYLRANRADFGKGK; encoded by the coding sequence ATGACCACCATCACCTCGATCGCGCCCGCCGCGAGCACCGGCAAGACGAACTCGAAGACGGGCCGTGCACCCAGGCGCCAGCGGCTGCTGCGCTGGCTGTTCGTCGCCCCGGCCCTCACCTACATGGGGCTGTTCTTCGGCTACCCGCTCGTCAACAACATCCTCATCAGCTTCCAGCACTACACACCGAAGACGTACTTCACCGGCGAGGCCCCGTTCAACGGTCTCGACAACTGGCGGGCCGTCTTCGCCAACGATCTGTTCGGCGACGCGCTGTGGCACACACTGCTGTTCACCGTCGGCTCGCTGCTCGGCCAGTTCACCATCGGTCTCGCCCTCGCCGTCTTCTTCTCCCGGCGCTTCCGGCTGTCCGGAATGGTGCGGGCCGTCCTGCTGCTGCCCTGGCTCGTCCCCATGGTGGTGTCCGCCGTCGTCTGGCGCCGGATCCTCGACCAGGAGCACGGCATGCTGAACACCGTGCTGCACGCGATCGGCCTGGCGCCCGCGGACGGTGTCCCGTGGCTCAGCAGCCCGAGTGTGGCGCTGCTGTCGGCGGTGCTGGTCAACATCTGGGTCGGCATCCCGTTCAACATGGTCATCCTCTACGGCGGTCTCCAGGAGATCCCGCGTGACGTGTACGAGGCCGCCTCGCTGGACGGCTCGGGCCCGTGGCGCACGTTCCGCAGCATCACCCTGCCGATGCTCCGGCCGGTGATCACCGTCGTGCTGGTGCTGGGCTTCATGTCGACGGTGAAGATCCTCGACCTGATCCTCGCCCTGACCTCCGGCGGGCCGGCCGACTCCACGCAGACCCTGGGCACGGTCACGTACCAGCTGTCCTTCCTGCAGCTCGACTTCGGCCAGGGCGCCGTCGTGGGCAATGTCCTGATCCTCATCAGCGCGCTCTTCGCCGTGCTGTACCTGCGGGCCAACCGCGCCGACTTCGGCAAGGGGAAGTGA
- the rfbB gene encoding dTDP-glucose 4,6-dehydratase yields the protein MTDPYTRRTRILVTGGAGFIGSHYVRTVLGPQGPGDVAVTVLDKLTYAGNPANLDEVRGHPRFTFVQGDICDSRLVAELMGEHDQVVHFAAESHVDRSIHDGGEFVRTNVLGTHTLVDAAYRAGVKRFMHISTDEVYGSIDKGSWPETDPLAPNSPYSAAKASSDLIALAYHRTHGLDVRVTRCSNNYGHHHFPEKVIPLFITNLLDGRKVPLYGDGGNVRDWLHIDDHVQGIELVRTEGRPGEVYNIGGGTELSNKELTQLLVRACGADWDSAVEYVTDRKGHDRRYSVDCAKIREELGYEPRKDFAEGLAETVQWYRDNRAWWEALKERAAL from the coding sequence ATGACGGATCCGTACACGCGCCGCACCCGGATTCTCGTCACCGGTGGGGCCGGCTTCATCGGCTCGCACTACGTCCGTACGGTGCTCGGACCGCAGGGTCCGGGTGATGTCGCGGTGACCGTGCTCGACAAGCTCACCTACGCCGGCAATCCCGCCAACCTCGACGAGGTCCGTGGCCACCCCCGGTTCACCTTCGTCCAGGGCGACATCTGCGACAGCCGACTCGTGGCCGAGCTGATGGGTGAGCACGACCAGGTGGTGCACTTCGCCGCCGAGTCCCATGTGGACCGCTCCATCCACGACGGCGGCGAGTTCGTCCGTACGAACGTGTTGGGCACCCACACCTTGGTCGACGCGGCGTACCGGGCGGGCGTGAAGAGGTTCATGCACATCTCCACGGACGAGGTGTACGGCTCGATCGACAAGGGTTCCTGGCCCGAGACCGACCCCCTCGCGCCCAACTCGCCGTACTCCGCGGCGAAGGCGTCCAGCGACCTGATCGCGCTGGCCTACCACCGCACTCACGGCCTCGACGTGCGGGTGACGCGCTGCTCCAACAACTACGGGCACCATCACTTCCCCGAGAAGGTCATCCCGCTGTTCATCACCAACCTGCTGGACGGCAGGAAGGTCCCGCTGTACGGCGACGGCGGCAATGTGCGCGACTGGCTGCACATCGACGACCACGTGCAGGGCATCGAACTGGTCCGCACCGAGGGACGTCCGGGGGAGGTCTACAACATCGGCGGAGGAACCGAGCTGTCCAACAAGGAACTGACGCAGCTGTTGGTCCGGGCGTGCGGAGCGGACTGGGACAGCGCTGTCGAGTACGTCACCGACCGCAAGGGCCATGACCGCCGCTACTCAGTGGACTGCGCCAAGATCCGTGAGGAACTCGGCTACGAGCCACGCAAGGACTTCGCCGAAGGACTGGCCGAGACCGTGCAGTGGTACCGCGACAACCGTGCCTGGTGGGAAGCCTTGAAGGAGCGAGCGGCCCTGTGA